The following coding sequences are from one Macaca nemestrina isolate mMacNem1 chromosome 1, mMacNem.hap1, whole genome shotgun sequence window:
- the LENE gene encoding lens epithelial cell protein LEP503 produces MQPRTQPLAQTLPFFLGGAPQDTGLRVPVIKMGTGWEGFQRTLKEVAYILLCCWCIKELLD; encoded by the coding sequence ATGCAGCCCCGGACACAGCCCCTAGCCCAAACCCTACCTTTCTTCCTCGGAGGGGCCCCTCAAGACACTGGGCTGCGGGTGCCTGTCATTAAGATGGGCACAGGGTGGGAGGGCTTCCAGCGGACCCTGAAGGAAGTCGCCTACATCCTCCTCTGCTGCTGGTGTATCAAGGAACTGCTGGATTAA
- the LOC105497994 gene encoding zinc finger and BTB domain-containing protein 7B isoform X2 has translation MLQPGPHPPSPQAAAPGEAWPGPSQAPWQSLEEKMGSPEDDLIGIPFPDHSSELLSCLNEQRQLGHLCDLTIRTQGLEYRTHRAVLAACSHYFKKLFTEGGGGAVMGAGGSGTATGGAGAGVCELDFVGPEALGALLEFAYTATLTTSSANMPAVLQAARLLEIPCVIAACMEILQGSGLEAPSPDEDDCERARQYLQAFATATASGVPNGEDSPPQVPLPPPPPPPPRPVARRSRKPRKAFLQTKGARANHLVPEVPAVPAHPLTYEEEEVAGRVGSSGGSGLGDSYSPPTGTASPPEGPQSYEPYEGEEEEEELVYPPAYGLAQGGGPPLSPEELGSDEDAIDPDLMAYLSSLHQDNLAPGLDGQDKLVRKRRSQMPQECPVCHKIIHGAGKLPRHMRTHTGEKPFACEVCGVRFTRNDKLKIHMRKHTGERPYSCPHCPARFLHSYDLKNHMHLHTGDRPYECHLCHKAFAKEDHLQRHLKGQNCLEVRTRRRRKDDAPPHYPPPSTAAASPAGLDLSNGHLDTFRLSLARFWEQSAPTGPPVSTPGPPDDDEEEGAPTTPQAEGAMESS, from the exons ATGTTACAGCCTGGTCCTCATCCTCCCTCACCCCAAGCTGCTGCTCCTGGAGAAGCCTGGCCAGGCCCCTCTCAGGCTCCCTGGCAGAGCCTAGAG GAGAAGATGGGGAGCCCCGAGGATGACCTGATTGGGATTCCATTCCCGGACCACAGCAGTGAGCTCCTGAGCTGCCTCAATGAGCAGCGCCAGCTGGGCCACCTATGTGACCTCACCATCCGGACGCAGGGCCTTGAATACCGCACCCACAGGGCTGTGCTAGCTGCCTGTAGCCACTACTTCAAGAAGCTATTCACTGAGGGCGGTGGCGGAGCTGTCATGGGGGCCGGGGGCAGCGGGACAGCCACTGGGGGAGCAGGAGCAGGCGTGTGTGAGCTGGACTTTGTAGGGCCAGAGGCACTAGGCGCCCTCCTTGAATTTGCCTATACAGCCACACTGACCACCAGCAGCGCCAACATGCCAGCTGTGCTCCAGGCTGCCCGCCTGCTGGAGATCCCGTGTGTCATCGCTGCTTGCATGGAGATTCTGCAGGGCAGTGGGCTAGAAGCTCCCAGCCCAGACGAGGATGACTGTGAGCGAGCCCGCCAGTATCTGCAGGCCTTTGCCACAGCCACAGCCTCTGGAGTTCCCAATGGTGAAGACAGTCCTCCACAGGTGCccctcccaccacctccaccaccgcCACCTCGGCCTGTTGCCCGCCGCAGCCGCAAGCCCCGGAAAGCTTTCCTGCAAACCAAGGGGGCCAGAGCAAACCACCTAGTCCCTGAGGTGCCCGCAGTACCTGCCCATCCCTTGACctatgaggaggaggaggtggcaggtAGAGTGGGCAGCAGTGGGGGCAGTGGGCTGGGGGACAGCTACAGCCCTCCCACAGGAACCGCCTCCCCTCCTGAGGGGCCCCAGAGCTACGAACCCTATGAGggtgaggaagaagaagaggagctGGTATATCCCCCAGCCTATGGGCTGGCGCAGGGTGGCGGGCCCCCGCTGTCCCCAGAGGAGCTGGGCTCAGATGAGGATGCCATCGATCCTGACCTGATGGCCTACCTAAGCTCCCTGCACCAGGACAACCTGGCACCAGGCCTGGATGGCCAAGACAAGCTGGTGCGCAAACGCCGCTCCCAGATGCCTCAGGAGTGTCCTGTCTGCCACAAGATCATCCATGGGGCGGGCAAACTGCCTCGCCACATGAGGACCCACACAGGCGAGAAGCCCTTTGCCTGCGAGGTCTGCGGTGTTCGATTCACCCG GAACGACAAGCTGAAGATCCACATGCGGAAGCACACGGGAGAGCGCCCCTACTCGTGCCCGCACTGCCCAGCCCGCTTCCTGCACAGCTACGACCTCAAGAACCACATGCACCTGCATACGGGGGACCGGCCCTATGAGTGCCACCTGTGCCACAAGGCTTTCGCCAAGGAGGACCACCTGCAGCGCCACCTCAAAGGCCAGAACTGCCTGGAGGTGCGCACCCGACGGCGCCGCAAGGACGATGCACCACCCCACTACCCGCCACCCTCTACCGCTGCTGCATCCCCCGCTGGCCTCGACCTCTCCAATGGCCACCTGGACACCTTCCGCCTCTCTCTAGCTCGATTCTGGGAGCAGTCAGCCCCCACCGGGCCCCCGGTCTCTACCCCGGGGCCCCCTGATGACGATGAGGAGGAAGGGGCACCCACCACACCCCAGGCTGAAGGTGCTATGGAGTCCTCTTAA
- the LOC105497994 gene encoding zinc finger and BTB domain-containing protein 7B isoform X1, with the protein MGGKQAGGQVRQQDRTGAGPQAPGPGGGRASSHTLSLSSSSQRTRRLRGAPEPGLGDLELGRDLTPTAPGSSQLPLPPSPFVACGLSSPPRPPGSEKMGSPEDDLIGIPFPDHSSELLSCLNEQRQLGHLCDLTIRTQGLEYRTHRAVLAACSHYFKKLFTEGGGGAVMGAGGSGTATGGAGAGVCELDFVGPEALGALLEFAYTATLTTSSANMPAVLQAARLLEIPCVIAACMEILQGSGLEAPSPDEDDCERARQYLQAFATATASGVPNGEDSPPQVPLPPPPPPPPRPVARRSRKPRKAFLQTKGARANHLVPEVPAVPAHPLTYEEEEVAGRVGSSGGSGLGDSYSPPTGTASPPEGPQSYEPYEGEEEEEELVYPPAYGLAQGGGPPLSPEELGSDEDAIDPDLMAYLSSLHQDNLAPGLDGQDKLVRKRRSQMPQECPVCHKIIHGAGKLPRHMRTHTGEKPFACEVCGVRFTRNDKLKIHMRKHTGERPYSCPHCPARFLHSYDLKNHMHLHTGDRPYECHLCHKAFAKEDHLQRHLKGQNCLEVRTRRRRKDDAPPHYPPPSTAAASPAGLDLSNGHLDTFRLSLARFWEQSAPTGPPVSTPGPPDDDEEEGAPTTPQAEGAMESS; encoded by the exons atgggggGAAAGCAAGCAGGAGGACAGGTGAGACAGCAGGACAG GACCGGAGCAGGGCCCCAAGCCCCCGGGCCTGGTGGGGGACGCGCTTCTTCCCACACCCTGAGCCTCAGCAGCTCCAGCCAGCGGACCCGACGGCTGAGAG GAGCCCCAGAACCAGGACTGGGGGATTTGGAGCTGGGCAGAGACTTAACCCCCACAGCACCGGGAAGCAGCCAACTCCCCTTGCCTCCTTCCCCCTTCGTGGCTTGCGGTCTCTCTTCCCCGCCTCGGCCCCCAGGAAGT GAGAAGATGGGGAGCCCCGAGGATGACCTGATTGGGATTCCATTCCCGGACCACAGCAGTGAGCTCCTGAGCTGCCTCAATGAGCAGCGCCAGCTGGGCCACCTATGTGACCTCACCATCCGGACGCAGGGCCTTGAATACCGCACCCACAGGGCTGTGCTAGCTGCCTGTAGCCACTACTTCAAGAAGCTATTCACTGAGGGCGGTGGCGGAGCTGTCATGGGGGCCGGGGGCAGCGGGACAGCCACTGGGGGAGCAGGAGCAGGCGTGTGTGAGCTGGACTTTGTAGGGCCAGAGGCACTAGGCGCCCTCCTTGAATTTGCCTATACAGCCACACTGACCACCAGCAGCGCCAACATGCCAGCTGTGCTCCAGGCTGCCCGCCTGCTGGAGATCCCGTGTGTCATCGCTGCTTGCATGGAGATTCTGCAGGGCAGTGGGCTAGAAGCTCCCAGCCCAGACGAGGATGACTGTGAGCGAGCCCGCCAGTATCTGCAGGCCTTTGCCACAGCCACAGCCTCTGGAGTTCCCAATGGTGAAGACAGTCCTCCACAGGTGCccctcccaccacctccaccaccgcCACCTCGGCCTGTTGCCCGCCGCAGCCGCAAGCCCCGGAAAGCTTTCCTGCAAACCAAGGGGGCCAGAGCAAACCACCTAGTCCCTGAGGTGCCCGCAGTACCTGCCCATCCCTTGACctatgaggaggaggaggtggcaggtAGAGTGGGCAGCAGTGGGGGCAGTGGGCTGGGGGACAGCTACAGCCCTCCCACAGGAACCGCCTCCCCTCCTGAGGGGCCCCAGAGCTACGAACCCTATGAGggtgaggaagaagaagaggagctGGTATATCCCCCAGCCTATGGGCTGGCGCAGGGTGGCGGGCCCCCGCTGTCCCCAGAGGAGCTGGGCTCAGATGAGGATGCCATCGATCCTGACCTGATGGCCTACCTAAGCTCCCTGCACCAGGACAACCTGGCACCAGGCCTGGATGGCCAAGACAAGCTGGTGCGCAAACGCCGCTCCCAGATGCCTCAGGAGTGTCCTGTCTGCCACAAGATCATCCATGGGGCGGGCAAACTGCCTCGCCACATGAGGACCCACACAGGCGAGAAGCCCTTTGCCTGCGAGGTCTGCGGTGTTCGATTCACCCG GAACGACAAGCTGAAGATCCACATGCGGAAGCACACGGGAGAGCGCCCCTACTCGTGCCCGCACTGCCCAGCCCGCTTCCTGCACAGCTACGACCTCAAGAACCACATGCACCTGCATACGGGGGACCGGCCCTATGAGTGCCACCTGTGCCACAAGGCTTTCGCCAAGGAGGACCACCTGCAGCGCCACCTCAAAGGCCAGAACTGCCTGGAGGTGCGCACCCGACGGCGCCGCAAGGACGATGCACCACCCCACTACCCGCCACCCTCTACCGCTGCTGCATCCCCCGCTGGCCTCGACCTCTCCAATGGCCACCTGGACACCTTCCGCCTCTCTCTAGCTCGATTCTGGGAGCAGTCAGCCCCCACCGGGCCCCCGGTCTCTACCCCGGGGCCCCCTGATGACGATGAGGAGGAAGGGGCACCCACCACACCCCAGGCTGAAGGTGCTATGGAGTCCTCTTAA
- the LOC105497994 gene encoding zinc finger and BTB domain-containing protein 7B isoform X3 encodes MGSPEDDLIGIPFPDHSSELLSCLNEQRQLGHLCDLTIRTQGLEYRTHRAVLAACSHYFKKLFTEGGGGAVMGAGGSGTATGGAGAGVCELDFVGPEALGALLEFAYTATLTTSSANMPAVLQAARLLEIPCVIAACMEILQGSGLEAPSPDEDDCERARQYLQAFATATASGVPNGEDSPPQVPLPPPPPPPPRPVARRSRKPRKAFLQTKGARANHLVPEVPAVPAHPLTYEEEEVAGRVGSSGGSGLGDSYSPPTGTASPPEGPQSYEPYEGEEEEEELVYPPAYGLAQGGGPPLSPEELGSDEDAIDPDLMAYLSSLHQDNLAPGLDGQDKLVRKRRSQMPQECPVCHKIIHGAGKLPRHMRTHTGEKPFACEVCGVRFTRNDKLKIHMRKHTGERPYSCPHCPARFLHSYDLKNHMHLHTGDRPYECHLCHKAFAKEDHLQRHLKGQNCLEVRTRRRRKDDAPPHYPPPSTAAASPAGLDLSNGHLDTFRLSLARFWEQSAPTGPPVSTPGPPDDDEEEGAPTTPQAEGAMESS; translated from the exons ATGGGGAGCCCCGAGGATGACCTGATTGGGATTCCATTCCCGGACCACAGCAGTGAGCTCCTGAGCTGCCTCAATGAGCAGCGCCAGCTGGGCCACCTATGTGACCTCACCATCCGGACGCAGGGCCTTGAATACCGCACCCACAGGGCTGTGCTAGCTGCCTGTAGCCACTACTTCAAGAAGCTATTCACTGAGGGCGGTGGCGGAGCTGTCATGGGGGCCGGGGGCAGCGGGACAGCCACTGGGGGAGCAGGAGCAGGCGTGTGTGAGCTGGACTTTGTAGGGCCAGAGGCACTAGGCGCCCTCCTTGAATTTGCCTATACAGCCACACTGACCACCAGCAGCGCCAACATGCCAGCTGTGCTCCAGGCTGCCCGCCTGCTGGAGATCCCGTGTGTCATCGCTGCTTGCATGGAGATTCTGCAGGGCAGTGGGCTAGAAGCTCCCAGCCCAGACGAGGATGACTGTGAGCGAGCCCGCCAGTATCTGCAGGCCTTTGCCACAGCCACAGCCTCTGGAGTTCCCAATGGTGAAGACAGTCCTCCACAGGTGCccctcccaccacctccaccaccgcCACCTCGGCCTGTTGCCCGCCGCAGCCGCAAGCCCCGGAAAGCTTTCCTGCAAACCAAGGGGGCCAGAGCAAACCACCTAGTCCCTGAGGTGCCCGCAGTACCTGCCCATCCCTTGACctatgaggaggaggaggtggcaggtAGAGTGGGCAGCAGTGGGGGCAGTGGGCTGGGGGACAGCTACAGCCCTCCCACAGGAACCGCCTCCCCTCCTGAGGGGCCCCAGAGCTACGAACCCTATGAGggtgaggaagaagaagaggagctGGTATATCCCCCAGCCTATGGGCTGGCGCAGGGTGGCGGGCCCCCGCTGTCCCCAGAGGAGCTGGGCTCAGATGAGGATGCCATCGATCCTGACCTGATGGCCTACCTAAGCTCCCTGCACCAGGACAACCTGGCACCAGGCCTGGATGGCCAAGACAAGCTGGTGCGCAAACGCCGCTCCCAGATGCCTCAGGAGTGTCCTGTCTGCCACAAGATCATCCATGGGGCGGGCAAACTGCCTCGCCACATGAGGACCCACACAGGCGAGAAGCCCTTTGCCTGCGAGGTCTGCGGTGTTCGATTCACCCG GAACGACAAGCTGAAGATCCACATGCGGAAGCACACGGGAGAGCGCCCCTACTCGTGCCCGCACTGCCCAGCCCGCTTCCTGCACAGCTACGACCTCAAGAACCACATGCACCTGCATACGGGGGACCGGCCCTATGAGTGCCACCTGTGCCACAAGGCTTTCGCCAAGGAGGACCACCTGCAGCGCCACCTCAAAGGCCAGAACTGCCTGGAGGTGCGCACCCGACGGCGCCGCAAGGACGATGCACCACCCCACTACCCGCCACCCTCTACCGCTGCTGCATCCCCCGCTGGCCTCGACCTCTCCAATGGCCACCTGGACACCTTCCGCCTCTCTCTAGCTCGATTCTGGGAGCAGTCAGCCCCCACCGGGCCCCCGGTCTCTACCCCGGGGCCCCCTGATGACGATGAGGAGGAAGGGGCACCCACCACACCCCAGGCTGAAGGTGCTATGGAGTCCTCTTAA